The genomic stretch TCTTTTCCTTGGGTTTACATTTTTTATACAGGCATTATGTACCAAAAGGCCGCTTTTCCCCACAAAATAAGTATGCGAATCTTCAACCTCAATATTATATACTGTTTGTTTCTCAGCCAGCCGTTTGCTTTCAGCAAGTTTTATCCATTTGCCATCTACGCTATAAGCTTTATCGCCTATTTTTAGTTTTTCGGCAGTAACCCATCCACGGTTTTTTATCCAGAAAGGATGCTCAACAGTAGTACCGATGGTTTCTAAAATACTATTTTCATCATTGAACTTGAGATTTATAACAGTTTGATTCCGTGTAACAAAGGTCCTCGACACTTTGCGCAAAATCGTGTCTTTTTTGTTTTCAAAATGTGAGAAAACATGATCACCTTTTGCAATCTTTTCTATCGGTATAAGCCCATTGGCGGTCTTCACCAGTGTTCCTTCAATAAAGCAAACACCACTATCAGGTTCACACGTGGGTTCACCATTCGGGTTCGGGTTTGTTGCATCATTGGGCGGGGCAGAAGGCCAGTTGAAGTCACAAGGGCTAAAATGTGTTATAGCAGCTCGCCAAAATGTTGTATCTGGTGCGTATTTTCCGTTATCAGTAAGCCCAACAATTTCATCATTAAACATCCCATCCTGATTGAGATCATCGGGTTGGTCATCGCCATCCGCATCTAATGCGTCAACAATGCCGTTATTATCCATATCGAGGAGTTTTACCACCACTCCGTTATTTAAAGGAACCCAAACACCACGGTCACGGTCGTAAAAGCCCACGGGTACAGGTATTCCCACATCAAAACCAAGGAAATTTTGCACCCAGGTAACCACCGATTTTTCAAATCGAACCCGGTCTGCTCCATCTACAGCAAGCTCCACGCAATAGGTGTATGCAGAGGTAGGCGGTAATACAGCCGGCATGGAATCAATAGTGGTAAATTCGCTCGCCCTGACGGTGATGGTTTCAAGCTGATGAACATCGTTACCGTTTTCATCTACCAACCAGGCAGAGTTGTCTCCGGTAAAAACCATGGAACAGGAGCGTGAGCCGAATTCGTCGGTGACTTCGGTGCTCTGATGTGTAACGATTGTATTCGCATTACCATCAAAGGTAAAAGTGGTGGATACCGGATCTTGTGCGATCATCTGGATGGTTTCAGTTATGGCGATATCGTTCCAGGGCACATAGACCTTTCGGTGCGATGTTATAAATCCTTCTTTCCGATAAACAATCCTCATAGTAGCGCCACCTTCAACAGGTATGGAAAACCTGCCAGTGGTGTCTGTCAATATTGTACCGTATTCAGGATGGCTGTGAATAGTTATTGAAACATCCTGTATGGGAGAATCGTCTATTGCATGGACAATACCGGTAATTAATGAAAATCTCTTTGGATCATACTCATCAACTGTAGAATCAGGTGGTATTAAATCTTCATATCTTTGACCGAATGATCCCTCGGGCTGTGGAGCGGGGTTGCCTGTAACCTTGACCGTAGTCTTGGCACTTGCAGAGCCGAAAGACCCTGTAACGGCAAGTGTATAGGTGGTGGTATGTTCAGGAGTTACGGAAAGGGTCCCGTTTGTGGATACACTGCCGACTCCGTGGTCGATGTGGGCACTGTGGGCATTTTCCGATGACCAGGAGAGTGTCGCTGATCCACCCTGGGCAATGGTTGCCGGTGATGCACTGAAACTAACTGCAGGCGGTACGTTTACCGTAACGGTGGCACTGGCGGTAGCGGCGCCGCCGGGATTTGTAGCTGTGATGGTGTAGGTGGTGGTTTCTGTGGGTGATACAATATATGATCCGTTTAGGGCTACGCTTCCGATACCGGGCTCGATCACACAGGTATCCGCATAAGTGGAAGTCCAGGTTAGAGTGGAAGATTCGTCTGTTAGAATTGCTGTCGGACCAGCAGTGATTTCTACCGTAGGCAAATCAACTATATTCACCATAACCGTGTCAGGTGCACCGTCTATGGTGCCGTCGCTTACAATGAGTTGGACCTCATAGGTGCCGATCAGATCTGCGCTAAAGGTCGGATTCACCATTGAAGGGTCGGAAAGGACGGCCGTACTTCCGGTGGGAACAGATACAAACGTCCAGCTATAGGTTATGGTGTCACCGTCTATATCGCTTGAACCGCTGCCATTGAGTGTAACAACGCTACCTTGCAAGGCAGTCTGATTAGGCCCTGCATCCGCCACAGGCGGATCATTTACAGGATTTATCGTAATGGTTACTGTTGCATCACCGGAATCAACGGTGCCGTCATTGGCCCTAAATGTAAAGAAATCACTGCCGTGATAGTTATCATTGGGTGTGTAATTAAGATCAGGAGCTGTACCGGTGAGTGTCCCGTGAGACGGATTGGATACGATTTGATAGGTTAGAGTATCACCATCTGCATCGGATGCGGTAAGAGTAATGGATGCGGTTTCATCTTCATTCAGTGTGACTGATTGACTATTGGCCACCGGGGCATCATTGACCGGATTAATGGTGATATTGACCGTAGCGGTATCCATACCGCCGTTGCCGTCGCTGATAGTGTAATTAAAGCTGTCCGTACCGTTAAAGTTTTCATCCGGCGTGTAGGTCAGCGTACCGTCGCCGTTGCTGCCTGTCGTACCGTGGGCCGGCTGGGTAAAATCATCGACACCAAGGGTATCGCCGTCCGGGTCCGTATCGTTGCTTAAAACTGTAATGGCGGTTAGCGGTGTATCTTCATTGGTGGTGACCACATCATCGCCTGCAGTGGGAGGATCATTTACCGGCTGGATTAAAAGAGTGACTGTGGCGGTATTGCTGTCCAGGCTGCCGTCACTGGCTTTGAAGGTAAAGGTGTCGCTGCCGTTATAATCGGATGATGGGGTGTAAGTCAGATTCGGAGCTGTGCCGGTTAAGCTGCCATGGGACGGCCCGATTACGATTTGATAGGTTAACGCATCGCCATTGGCATCGGATGCGGTTAGAGTAACGGCGGCTGTCTCATCTTCGTTCAGTGAAACGGTTTGATCATGGGCCACCGGTGCGCTGTTGGCAAGGGTCACCGTGGCACTGGCTGTGGCCGTGCCGCCGGTACCTGTGGCGGTGATGGTATAGGTGGTAGTTTCCGTGGGCGAAACAGCGGTCGATCCGTTAACATCGACATTGCCGATACCCGGTTGTATCACACAGGTATCCGAATGGGTGGAAGTCCATGATAAAGTTGAAGATTGACCCACATACATGGTGGAAGGATCAGCCGATAATGTGACCTCAGGTGGAGGGGTTACGCCTTTTTTCTTTATCTCTATTTTTATTGAAGAATCTGGAGTTCCCGCAAAAAAAATTGTAATTCGGCTGTTAGTGAGCAGATCAACATCTTTTTCAAAAATAGTACTGGTTCCCGTCAAAAAGTCGCTAAGGCCAATAAAATTTCCGTTTAGAAAACAAAATCCTCCCGCTATTTCTTTATCAGGTGTATTTTTGACAATGGTTAGGACGCCGTCTGAAGGTTCATCCACTGAGAATGGATGTAATGATAAATGAACATACAAATTGCTGATTGTTAAATCTTCGGGGCCAAATACTGTCTGGTCTGCATAAACAGGGGCTGCAATAGCTGAAATAATAAAAAGAATTGTGAAAAAGGAAAGGATTTTTTTATACATGGCTCTTTCTCCTAGTTTGAAAAAGACGTCTTACTGTTTTACGCACAAACCCGGGTATATTCACTTAAAGCGCATGAACCGGAGTCCCAAAAGTCCGTCCGCAAAATATTGAGGATTTAGAGATGAAAAATTTATTTTTCTATAAACGCCGGATAATTAGACGAAAAAATTTTGCAATAATTATACCGGATAACTATACATAAAAAAGCAAGATAAGAAATGATTGTATAAACAATGAGATAACAGAAATCTATATGGTTTATACGGAGGATATTTATCGATAAAACCAATGAAATATGAAGATAAAATTGCACATATATGTGTGCATTGCACATATTTATGTGCAATCACTCGAAGGCCTATTAAAAAGCCTCCCGCTTTGATTCAGCGGGACGTGGTGCAACATTTTGTAATCGTTCAATGTGTAATCAGCACACCCCATGATTATCCCGCTGTTTCGGGACATGCCATTCTGGTTCCGCTGCTTTTGGCGTGAGGGTTGATTTTTTTGAATTCAATATGTTTTAATAATTTAATATAAACAATTAGTTATCGACAATCAGGATCTTGGTATGAAGGAATTTTGAAGGCTATCACATACAGATTAAAGTGCACATATTCTTGTGCAATAAATCAGATGGTCTCGTAATCAGATTTTACCGTACTTTTATTAATAACGAAGTGAAAATCGGAGAAATACTGGCGCTCATCACACC from Thermodesulfobacteriota bacterium encodes the following:
- a CDS encoding Ig-like domain-containing protein; the protein is MYKKILSFFTILFIISAIAAPVYADQTVFGPEDLTISNLYVHLSLHPFSVDEPSDGVLTIVKNTPDKEIAGGFCFLNGNFIGLSDFLTGTSTIFEKDVDLLTNSRITIFFAGTPDSSIKIEIKKKGVTPPPEVTLSADPSTMYVGQSSTLSWTSTHSDTCVIQPGIGNVDVNGSTAVSPTETTTYTITATGTGGTATASATVTLANSAPVAHDQTVSLNEDETAAVTLTASDANGDALTYQIVIGPSHGSLTGTAPNLTYTPSSDYNGSDTFTFKASDGSLDSNTATVTLLIQPVNDPPTAGDDVVTTNEDTPLTAITVLSNDTDPDGDTLGVDDFTQPAHGTTGSNGDGTLTYTPDENFNGTDSFNYTISDGNGGMDTATVNITINPVNDAPVANSQSVTLNEDETASITLTASDADGDTLTYQIVSNPSHGTLTGTAPDLNYTPNDNYHGSDFFTFRANDGTVDSGDATVTITINPVNDPPVADAGPNQTALQGSVVTLNGSGSSDIDGDTITYSWTFVSVPTGSTAVLSDPSMVNPTFSADLIGTYEVQLIVSDGTIDGAPDTVMVNIVDLPTVEITAGPTAILTDESSTLTWTSTYADTCVIEPGIGSVALNGSYIVSPTETTTYTITATNPGGAATASATVTVNVPPAVSFSASPATIAQGGSATLSWSSENAHSAHIDHGVGSVSTNGTLSVTPEHTTTYTLAVTGSFGSASAKTTVKVTGNPAPQPEGSFGQRYEDLIPPDSTVDEYDPKRFSLITGIVHAIDDSPIQDVSITIHSHPEYGTILTDTTGRFSIPVEGGATMRIVYRKEGFITSHRKVYVPWNDIAITETIQMIAQDPVSTTFTFDGNANTIVTHQSTEVTDEFGSRSCSMVFTGDNSAWLVDENGNDVHQLETITVRASEFTTIDSMPAVLPPTSAYTYCVELAVDGADRVRFEKSVVTWVQNFLGFDVGIPVPVGFYDRDRGVWVPLNNGVVVKLLDMDNNGIVDALDADGDDQPDDLNQDGMFNDEIVGLTDNGKYAPDTTFWRAAITHFSPCDFNWPSAPPNDATNPNPNGEPTCEPDSGVCFIEGTLVKTANGLIPIEKIAKGDHVFSHFENKKDTILRKVSRTFVTRNQTVINLKFNDENSILETIGTTVEHPFWIKNRGWVTAEKLKIGDKAYSVDGKWIKLAESKRLAEKQTVYNIEVEDSHTYFVGKSGLLVHNACIKNVNPRKRTLDKDIDLPGTGMTLHYASDRVEGYKTHISVPTSGSSVPASLKQIVVKAEIAGRTMIQHLDPLPDQIAFFEWDGLDYLERPIGSALAKIHIGFVYDALYSFSFDFAVAFGQPGEIVTAVASRNEITFWQRAEKITVHSKNNTPIERKKVVITI